One segment of Rattus norvegicus strain BN/NHsdMcwi chromosome 16, GRCr8, whole genome shotgun sequence DNA contains the following:
- the LOC134482477 gene encoding ankyrin repeat domain-containing protein 7-like: MEEDFEYDALALKFPRRGRWYTRLWRSCPGFGCLRQKKTTKFPLYLIGYDPVGRLQRAACVGDVEKIESMIHECHHHVDESDWRGRTSLHYASAHNHPDVVTLLLENKSNINIQDDEGCTPLIKAAQRDNTHCVCVLLRHNANPNLMDYSGNTAFHHAISRGSIAIVKMLLEYNVDIEAKTEYGLTPLQLATYENQTEMINFLESMSADAQAVQVSNSARTPAHKKEVKHVRFLEGGK; this comes from the exons ATGGAGGAAGATTTTGAATATGATGCTCTGGCATTGAAGTTCCCCAGAAGGGGACGCTGGTACACCCGTCTGTGGCGCTCCTGTCCTGGTTTTGGATGCCTGCGTCAAAAGAAAACGACGAAATTTCCCCTCTATCTGATCGGGTATGATCCCGTGGGTCGATTACAAAGAGCGGCCTGTGTTGGGGACGTGGAGAAAATTGAAAGTATGATCCATGAGTGTCATCATCATGTGGATGAATCTGATTGGAGGGGCAG GACATCGCTGCATTATGCGAGTGCCCACAACCATCCAGATGTAGTGACACTGTTATTAGAAAATAAGTCCAACATTAACATCCAGGATGATGAAGGCTGCACACCGTTGATTAAG GCTGCGCAGCGGGACAACACacattgtgtttgtgtattgCTCAGGCACAATGCTAATCCAAATTTGATGGATTACAGTGGGAATACAGCCTTTCACCATGCCATTTCCAGGGGCAGCATTGCAATTGTAAAGATGCTCCTGGAGTACAACGTAGATATTGAAGCCAAAACAGAG TATGGCTTGACACCACTGCAACTtgcaacatatgaaaatcagacTGAAATGATAAACTTCTTAGAATCAATGAGTGCAGATGCACAGGCCGTGCAAGTGTCAAACAG TGCAAGAACACCAGCACAtaaaaaagaagtgaagcatGTAAGATTTTTGGAAG gtggtaaataa